In a genomic window of Nostoc sp. UHCC 0870:
- the rpsK gene encoding 30S ribosomal protein S11 has protein sequence MARQPTKKSGSKKQKRNVPNGMAYIQSTFNNSIVTITDQNGDVISWASAGSSGFKGAKKGTPFAAQTAAESAARRAIDQGMRQIEVMVSGPGAGRETAIRALQGAGLEITLIRDITPIPHNGCRPPKRRRV, from the coding sequence ATGGCGAGACAACCGACTAAAAAATCTGGGAGTAAGAAACAGAAGCGTAACGTCCCCAACGGGATGGCCTACATCCAGTCTACTTTCAACAATAGCATTGTCACTATTACCGATCAAAATGGAGATGTCATCTCCTGGGCAAGTGCTGGTTCTAGTGGGTTCAAAGGTGCAAAGAAGGGAACACCTTTTGCAGCGCAAACAGCTGCTGAAAGTGCCGCCCGCAGAGCTATAGACCAAGGGATGCGCCAAATTGAGGTAATGGTGAGTGGCCCAGGAGCAGGACGAGAAACTGCGATTCGCGCTCTCCAAGGAGCAGGACTAGAAATTACACTCATTCGTGATATTACACCAATTCCTCACAATGGCTGCCGTCCTCCCAAACGCCGCCGAGTGTAG
- the rpsM gene encoding 30S ribosomal protein S13: MARIAGVDLPRDKRVEIGLTYIYGIGLTRSQAILAATGVNPDTRVKELSDADVASLRAEIESNYQVEGDLRRWESLNIKRLVDIGTYRGRRHRMGLPVRGQRTRTNARTRRGRRQTVAGKKKAPGK, encoded by the coding sequence GTGGCACGTATTGCCGGAGTAGACCTACCACGCGACAAACGCGTTGAGATTGGTCTAACCTATATTTACGGAATTGGATTAACAAGGTCGCAAGCAATTCTGGCAGCTACAGGAGTTAATCCTGATACCCGTGTCAAAGAATTAAGCGATGCTGATGTTGCCTCCTTGCGGGCAGAAATAGAAAGCAACTATCAAGTTGAAGGTGACTTGCGACGCTGGGAATCGCTGAACATCAAGCGATTGGTTGACATCGGTACTTATAGAGGTCGCCGTCACCGGATGGGCTTACCAGTCAGAGGACAAAGAACTCGCACTAATGCTAGAACCCGTCGGGGTAGAAGGCAGACAGTGGCTGGTAAGAAGAAAGCTCCTGGTAAGTAA
- the rpmJ gene encoding 50S ribosomal protein L36 — translation MKVRASVKKICEKCNVIKRRGRVMVICVNPKHKQRQG, via the coding sequence ATGAAAGTCAGAGCCTCAGTCAAGAAAATTTGTGAAAAGTGTAACGTGATCAAACGTCGTGGTCGCGTCATGGTGATTTGCGTCAACCCTAAACATAAACAACGTCAAGGATAG
- the infA gene encoding translation initiation factor IF-1, which translates to MSKQDLIEMEGTVTESLPNAMFRVDLDNGFNVLAHISGKIRRNYIKILPGDRVKVELTPYDLSKGRITYRLRKK; encoded by the coding sequence TTGTCTAAGCAAGATTTGATTGAAATGGAAGGCACGGTCACCGAATCATTGCCAAATGCGATGTTTCGGGTTGATTTGGACAATGGATTTAACGTTCTAGCACACATTTCTGGGAAAATCAGACGCAACTACATCAAGATTTTGCCTGGCGATCGCGTCAAAGTGGAACTTACTCCCTACGACCTCAGCAAAGGCAGAATCACTTATCGGCTGCGGAAAAAGTAG
- a CDS encoding adenylate kinase produces MTRLIFLGPPGAGKGTQAQILAEHLHIPHISTGEILREAMKEQTPLGIKAQSYVNSGELVPDQLVQDLVAERLDQQDAKSGWILDGFPRKVTQAAFLEELLQKTGQGGERVINLDAPDAVVVARLLDRGRKDDSEEVIRRRLEVYRNETAPLIDYYRDRHKLLTVNGDQSQAEVTVELQTVVGS; encoded by the coding sequence GTGACGCGATTAATCTTCTTGGGGCCACCTGGAGCAGGTAAAGGAACGCAAGCTCAAATTTTGGCAGAACACTTACATATACCTCATATTTCCACTGGGGAAATATTGAGGGAAGCCATGAAAGAGCAAACTCCTTTAGGAATTAAAGCTCAAAGCTATGTTAATAGTGGTGAGTTAGTTCCTGACCAGTTGGTACAAGACCTAGTAGCGGAACGTCTAGATCAACAAGATGCCAAATCTGGCTGGATTTTAGATGGGTTTCCCCGCAAGGTAACACAAGCAGCTTTCTTAGAGGAATTGCTGCAAAAAACTGGTCAAGGTGGCGAAAGAGTAATCAATTTAGATGCACCAGATGCAGTTGTGGTAGCACGTTTACTGGATAGAGGACGTAAAGACGATAGCGAAGAAGTAATTCGTCGTCGTCTCGAAGTTTACCGGAACGAAACCGCACCATTAATTGATTATTACCGCGATCGCCATAAACTCCTAACTGTCAATGGCGACCAATCCCAAGCAGAAGTCACTGTTGAATTACAAACTGTAGTAGGTTCATAG
- the secY gene encoding preprotein translocase subunit SecY, with protein MISRDKAPTAQETFMQMAQAAGLRGRLLVTVGILILVRLGIFLPVPGIDRSRFAEAISGNNSIFGLLDIFSGRGLSTLGVFALGILPFINASIIIQLLTAAIPTLENLQKNEGEAGRRKISQITRYVTVGWAIVQSVAFSALFLQQFALNPGPIFVAETAIALTAGSMFVMWASELITERGIGNGASLLIFVNIVASLPKSLGDTIDLVQVGGREIVGRVIVLVLVFLVTIVGIVFVQEGIRRIPIISARRQVGRRVLAEQRSYLPLRLNSGGVMPIIFAAAILSLPLLIANFTKNPELANIVNTYLSPGGSAPWVYALVYLTSIVFFSYFYSSLIVNPVDVAQNLKKMGSSIPGIRPGKATSEYIERVINRLTFLGAIFLGLVAIIPTAVESALKVPTFRGLGATSLLILVGVAIDTAKQVQTYVISQRYEGMVKQ; from the coding sequence ATGATCAGTCGAGATAAAGCCCCAACGGCTCAAGAAACTTTTATGCAGATGGCACAAGCAGCTGGACTGAGAGGTAGGCTGCTTGTCACTGTCGGTATTTTAATTTTGGTTCGCCTGGGTATCTTTTTACCCGTACCAGGAATTGATAGAAGTAGGTTCGCTGAAGCCATATCGGGCAATAATTCTATATTCGGTTTATTGGATATTTTCTCTGGGCGGGGACTTTCCACTTTAGGGGTCTTTGCTTTAGGGATTTTGCCCTTTATTAATGCGTCCATTATCATTCAATTGCTGACGGCGGCCATTCCAACTTTAGAAAATTTACAGAAAAACGAAGGCGAAGCTGGTCGGCGGAAAATTTCCCAAATCACACGCTATGTCACTGTAGGTTGGGCAATTGTTCAAAGTGTGGCTTTCTCGGCTTTATTTCTGCAACAGTTTGCCTTAAATCCCGGACCTATATTTGTAGCGGAAACAGCGATCGCCCTAACAGCCGGTTCTATGTTTGTGATGTGGGCTTCGGAACTGATCACAGAACGTGGTATTGGCAATGGTGCATCTTTGTTGATTTTCGTCAACATTGTTGCTTCCCTGCCTAAATCTTTGGGTGACACCATTGACTTGGTGCAAGTTGGTGGTAGAGAAATAGTTGGACGGGTAATTGTGTTGGTGTTGGTCTTCCTCGTGACAATCGTTGGTATTGTCTTTGTTCAGGAAGGAATCCGCCGTATCCCCATTATTTCAGCCCGTCGTCAGGTAGGTAGAAGAGTATTAGCAGAACAACGCAGCTATTTACCCCTGCGGCTCAACTCTGGCGGTGTCATGCCGATTATTTTTGCGGCTGCCATTCTCAGTTTGCCTTTGTTAATTGCTAACTTCACTAAAAACCCTGAACTGGCAAATATTGTCAACACCTATTTGAGTCCTGGTGGTTCTGCACCTTGGGTTTATGCTCTAGTCTATTTAACATCAATTGTTTTCTTCAGCTACTTCTACTCTTCATTGATTGTCAACCCAGTTGATGTAGCGCAGAACTTGAAGAAGATGGGTTCTAGTATTCCTGGAATTCGCCCAGGAAAAGCTACAAGTGAGTATATTGAGCGAGTTATCAACCGACTCACTTTTTTAGGCGCGATATTTTTGGGCTTGGTTGCCATTATTCCCACGGCGGTCGAAAGTGCTTTGAAAGTACCAACCTTTAGAGGACTAGGTGCTACATCTTTGCTGATTCTGGTTGGTGTGGCAATCGATACAGCTAAACAAGTCCAAACCTATGTAATCTCTCAGCGATATGAAGGAATGGTGAAGCAATAG
- the rplO gene encoding 50S ribosomal protein L15, whose protein sequence is MRLNDVKPQKGSKKRRRRVGRGIAAGQGASAGLGMRGQKSRSGSGTRPGFEGGQQPLYRRIPKLKGFPLVNRKIYTTINVEKLAALPANTEVTLESLRAAGILTAAKGPLKILGNGEIGVALTVKAAAFTGQARSKIEAVGGSCEVLG, encoded by the coding sequence ATGAGACTTAACGATGTTAAGCCCCAAAAAGGCTCTAAAAAACGCCGTCGCCGTGTAGGTAGAGGTATTGCTGCTGGACAAGGTGCTAGTGCTGGTCTAGGGATGAGAGGTCAAAAATCTCGATCTGGTAGCGGTACTCGCCCTGGTTTTGAAGGTGGTCAACAGCCATTGTACCGCCGTATACCTAAACTCAAGGGCTTTCCTTTAGTTAATCGGAAAATTTACACTACGATTAATGTAGAGAAGTTAGCCGCTCTTCCTGCCAATACAGAAGTAACATTGGAATCCTTAAGAGCCGCAGGTATTTTGACTGCTGCCAAAGGCCCATTGAAAATCTTGGGTAATGGGGAAATAGGCGTGGCACTTACAGTGAAAGCAGCAGCTTTTACAGGACAAGCTCGGAGCAAAATTGAGGCGGTTGGAGGGAGTTGTGAAGTTTTAGGTTGA
- the rpsE gene encoding 30S ribosomal protein S5 — protein sequence MATGRRKANRTKKEETTWQERVIQIRRVSKVVKGGKKLSFRAIVVVGNERGQVGVGVGKASDVIGAVKKGVADGKKHLIDIPITKSNSIPHPIDGVGGGAKVMMRPAAPGTGVIAGGAVRTVLELAGVRNVLAKQLGSNNPLNNARAAVNALSTLRTLTEVAEDRGIAIEKLYIQ from the coding sequence ATGGCAACTGGTCGTCGTAAAGCTAACCGCACAAAAAAAGAAGAAACCACCTGGCAAGAGCGGGTAATTCAGATCCGACGGGTGAGCAAGGTCGTCAAAGGTGGTAAAAAACTCAGCTTCCGGGCGATCGTGGTCGTTGGTAACGAACGCGGTCAAGTGGGTGTGGGAGTAGGTAAAGCCTCTGATGTGATTGGAGCTGTGAAAAAAGGTGTCGCTGATGGCAAAAAACACCTAATTGACATCCCCATCACCAAATCAAACTCCATTCCACACCCCATTGATGGTGTTGGTGGTGGCGCGAAAGTGATGATGCGCCCAGCCGCACCTGGTACTGGGGTAATTGCTGGGGGTGCTGTCCGCACAGTCTTGGAATTAGCTGGCGTGCGTAACGTTTTGGCTAAACAACTTGGCTCTAATAACCCACTCAACAATGCTAGAGCCGCAGTCAACGCCTTATCTACCCTGCGTACCTTGACTGAAGTCGCTGAAGACAGAGGCATTGCTATTGAAAAGCTCTACATTCAGTAG
- the rplR gene encoding 50S ribosomal protein L18 has protein sequence MKLTRKESKQRRHRRIRGKVKGSSERPRLAVFRSNEHIYAQIIDDTQHQTLAAASTLEADLKSNLASGATCEASAQVGKLIAVRSLEKGISKVVFDRGGNLYHGRIKALAEAAREAGLDF, from the coding sequence ATGAAACTTACTCGTAAAGAATCAAAACAGCGTCGTCACAGACGCATCCGGGGCAAAGTCAAAGGTTCATCAGAACGCCCACGGTTAGCGGTATTCCGCTCGAATGAGCATATTTATGCTCAAATAATTGATGACACGCAGCATCAAACTTTAGCAGCAGCATCAACTTTAGAAGCAGATTTGAAATCTAATTTGGCTTCAGGTGCTACCTGTGAAGCATCCGCACAAGTTGGTAAATTGATTGCAGTGCGATCGCTAGAAAAAGGCATTAGCAAAGTCGTTTTTGATCGCGGTGGTAACTTATATCATGGTCGAATCAAAGCACTAGCCGAAGCCGCACGCGAGGCTGGTTTAGATTTTTAA
- the rplF gene encoding 50S ribosomal protein L6, with protein sequence MSRIGKRPITIPAKVQVTIDGSNVVVKGPKGELSRNLPANVIVSQEGEILQVTRKDESRTSRQMHGLSRTLVANMVEGVSQGFQQRLEIQGVGYRAQVQGRNLVLNMGFSHQVQIVPPEGIQFAVENNTNVIVSGYDKEIVGNTAAKVRAVRPPEPYKGKGIRYAGEVVRRKAGKTGKGGKK encoded by the coding sequence ATGTCTCGTATTGGTAAACGTCCAATTACTATTCCCGCCAAAGTACAAGTGACTATTGATGGCTCAAATGTTGTCGTGAAAGGCCCTAAAGGTGAACTTTCCCGGAATTTGCCAGCTAATGTCATAGTTTCTCAAGAAGGGGAAATATTACAAGTAACTCGTAAGGATGAATCTCGCACCTCCAGACAAATGCACGGCTTGAGCCGGACTTTAGTCGCCAATATGGTCGAGGGAGTTTCTCAAGGGTTTCAACAACGCTTAGAAATCCAAGGTGTGGGTTATCGGGCGCAAGTGCAAGGGCGTAACCTAGTTCTCAATATGGGTTTTAGCCATCAAGTCCAAATTGTGCCACCTGAAGGAATTCAGTTTGCTGTAGAAAATAACACCAACGTCATAGTCAGTGGTTATGACAAAGAAATAGTAGGGAATACAGCAGCCAAAGTTCGCGCCGTTCGTCCACCTGAACCTTATAAGGGTAAAGGTATTCGCTATGCAGGCGAAGTGGTCAGACGTAAAGCTGGTAAGACTGGTAAGGGTGGTAAGAAGTAA
- the rpsH gene encoding 30S ribosomal protein S8 gives MAANDTIADMLTRIRNANMARHQITHVPATKMTRSIAKVLQEEGFIAEIAEDGEGVKRNLVISLKYKGKNRQPLITALKRVSKPGLRVYSNRKELPRVLGGIGIAIISTSSGIMTDREARRQNVGGEILCYVW, from the coding sequence ATGGCGGCTAACGACACAATTGCAGATATGCTGACGCGCATCCGCAATGCCAACATGGCAAGGCATCAGATTACACACGTGCCAGCCACAAAAATGACCCGTAGTATTGCTAAAGTGCTACAGGAAGAAGGCTTCATTGCGGAAATTGCAGAAGACGGTGAAGGCGTAAAACGTAACCTAGTAATTTCTTTGAAATACAAAGGTAAAAATCGTCAACCCCTGATTACTGCATTGAAACGGGTGAGTAAACCAGGTTTACGTGTTTACTCCAACAGAAAAGAATTACCAAGGGTACTCGGCGGTATTGGCATTGCCATAATTTCCACATCTAGTGGCATTATGACTGACCGTGAAGCCCGTCGTCAGAACGTCGGTGGTGAAATACTCTGCTACGTTTGGTAG
- the rplE gene encoding 50S ribosomal protein L5, translated as MATTRLKTLYQETIVPKLINQFEYTNVHQVPKLVKVTINRGLGEAAQNAKSLEASLNEIAVITGQKPVVTRAKKAIAGFKIRQGMPVGIMVTLRGEKMYAFFDRLISLTLPRIRDFRGISPKSFDGRGNYTLGVREQLIFPEIEYDSIDQVRGLDISIITTAKNDEEGRALLKEFGMPFRDQ; from the coding sequence ATGGCGACAACAAGACTCAAAACCTTATATCAAGAGACAATCGTCCCCAAACTGATTAATCAGTTTGAATACACCAACGTTCATCAAGTGCCAAAGTTGGTGAAAGTAACTATTAACAGAGGTTTGGGAGAAGCGGCTCAAAATGCTAAGTCCCTAGAAGCGTCCTTAAACGAAATTGCAGTGATCACCGGTCAAAAACCAGTGGTGACAAGAGCGAAAAAAGCGATCGCTGGCTTCAAGATTCGTCAGGGTATGCCTGTTGGCATCATGGTGACGCTCAGAGGCGAGAAAATGTATGCCTTTTTCGACCGATTAATTAGCTTGACACTGCCTAGAATTAGAGACTTTCGCGGTATCAGCCCCAAAAGCTTTGATGGTCGCGGTAACTATACTCTCGGCGTAAGAGAACAGTTAATCTTTCCAGAAATCGAATACGATAGCATCGATCAAGTCCGTGGTTTAGATATTTCCATTATCACCACAGCAAAAAACGACGAAGAGGGACGCGCTTTACTTAAAGAATTTGGAATGCCCTTTCGCGATCAATAA
- the rplX gene encoding 50S ribosomal protein L24 gives MANQKDQPRFQKMHVKTGDTVQIIAGKDKGKVGEVIKTFPQLSKVIVKGVNIKTKHVKPQQEGESGRISTQEAPIHSSNVMLYSTKQNVASRICYTFTSEGKKVRKLKKTGEILDS, from the coding sequence ATGGCCAACCAAAAGGATCAACCTAGATTCCAGAAAATGCACGTCAAAACTGGAGACACAGTGCAGATAATTGCTGGCAAAGACAAAGGCAAAGTTGGCGAAGTGATTAAAACATTTCCTCAACTGAGTAAAGTCATTGTCAAAGGTGTCAATATTAAAACTAAGCACGTGAAACCCCAACAAGAAGGGGAATCAGGGCGGATTTCCACTCAAGAAGCTCCGATTCATAGCTCTAACGTCATGCTTTATTCCACCAAGCAAAACGTTGCTAGTCGTATCTGCTACACTTTCACCTCCGAAGGGAAGAAAGTCAGGAAACTCAAGAAAACTGGTGAAATTCTCGACAGCTAG
- the rplN gene encoding 50S ribosomal protein L14: MIQPQTYLNVADNSGARKLMCIRVLGAGNRRYGFVGDRIIAVVKDAIPNMAVKKSDVVEAVIVRTRHNISRDSGMSIRFDDNAAVIINKEGNPRGTRVFGPVARELREKSFTKIVSLAPEVL; this comes from the coding sequence GTGATTCAACCCCAAACTTACCTGAATGTGGCAGATAATAGCGGCGCACGCAAACTGATGTGTATTCGTGTCCTAGGCGCGGGTAACAGACGTTACGGTTTTGTGGGCGACAGAATTATCGCCGTTGTGAAAGATGCTATTCCTAACATGGCAGTCAAAAAATCTGATGTTGTCGAAGCTGTGATTGTTCGCACCCGCCACAACATCAGTCGTGATAGTGGTATGAGCATTCGTTTTGACGACAATGCTGCCGTCATTATCAATAAAGAAGGTAATCCCAGAGGCACACGGGTATTTGGCCCAGTAGCACGGGAATTGCGCGAAAAAAGCTTTACTAAAATCGTTTCTCTTGCTCCGGAGGTGCTGTAA
- the rpsQ gene encoding 30S ribosomal protein S17, translated as MAIKERVGLVVSDKMQKTVVVAIENRAPHPKYGKIVVKTRRYKAHDEENKCKVGDRVRIQETRPLSKTKRWQVAEILNTKATT; from the coding sequence ATGGCAATCAAAGAACGAGTTGGCTTGGTAGTGAGCGATAAAATGCAAAAAACAGTGGTTGTTGCCATTGAAAACCGCGCTCCCCATCCCAAGTACGGCAAGATTGTAGTCAAAACACGCCGCTATAAAGCTCACGATGAAGAAAATAAGTGCAAAGTGGGCGATCGCGTGCGGATTCAGGAAACTAGACCCCTGAGCAAAACCAAACGCTGGCAAGTGGCAGAAATCCTCAACACTAAAGCTACAACTTGA
- the rpmC gene encoding 50S ribosomal protein L29, translating into MPLPKIAEARELSDEKLAEEIINVKRQLFQLRLQKATRQLEKPHQFRHARHRLAQLLTVEGERKRAASQPPQEEK; encoded by the coding sequence ATGCCTCTTCCCAAAATTGCAGAAGCTAGAGAATTAAGTGACGAAAAGCTGGCTGAGGAAATTATCAACGTCAAAAGACAACTGTTTCAGTTGCGCTTGCAAAAGGCCACCAGACAGTTAGAAAAACCCCACCAGTTCCGCCATGCTCGCCATCGCCTAGCCCAACTACTAACAGTAGAAGGAGAAAGGAAACGGGCAGCAAGTCAACCGCCTCAAGAAGAAAAGTAG
- the rplP gene encoding 50S ribosomal protein L16 — translation MLSPRRTKFRKQQRGRMGGLAHRGSTLNFGDFALQAQEPAWITSRQIEASRRAMTRYIRRGGKIWIRIFPDKPVTMRPAETRMGSGKGNPEFWVAVVKPGRILFEIAGVTEEIAREAMRLAAYKLPIKTKFIVRSQVEEQE, via the coding sequence ATGTTAAGTCCTAGAAGAACTAAATTCCGCAAACAACAGCGCGGACGGATGGGAGGTTTAGCCCACCGTGGGAGTACCCTCAACTTTGGAGATTTTGCACTCCAAGCTCAAGAACCAGCTTGGATCACCTCTCGACAAATTGAGGCTTCCCGTCGAGCAATGACACGCTACATCCGCCGGGGTGGTAAAATCTGGATTCGGATTTTCCCAGATAAACCCGTAACCATGCGTCCGGCTGAAACCCGGATGGGTTCAGGTAAAGGTAATCCAGAGTTTTGGGTAGCAGTAGTCAAGCCAGGGCGGATCTTATTTGAAATCGCCGGCGTGACTGAAGAAATAGCTCGTGAAGCCATGCGTTTAGCGGCATACAAGCTACCCATCAAGACCAAATTTATTGTGCGATCTCAAGTAGAGGAGCAGGAGTAG
- the rpsC gene encoding 30S ribosomal protein S3 gives MGQKIHPVGFRLGITQEHQSRWFAEPDRYPELLQEDYKLRKYIEQKLGRYAQNNAGISEVRIERKADQIDLEVRTARPGVVVGRGGQGIEALRTGLQDLLGGHRQIRINVVEVQKVDADAYLIAEYIAQQLERRVSFRRVVRQAIQRAQRAGIQGIKVQVGGRLNGAEIARTEWTREGRVPLHTLRADIDYSYCTAKTVYGILGIKVWVFKGEIIPGQEEAPSQPTTREPRRRQQQRRRQQFEDRSNEG, from the coding sequence GTGGGACAGAAAATTCATCCAGTTGGCTTTCGTCTGGGAATTACCCAAGAACACCAATCACGTTGGTTTGCCGAACCCGATCGCTATCCAGAACTCTTACAAGAAGACTACAAACTCCGTAAATACATAGAGCAAAAATTGGGTAGATACGCTCAAAACAATGCTGGTATTTCCGAAGTGCGGATTGAACGGAAAGCAGATCAAATCGATCTAGAAGTACGTACTGCTCGCCCAGGGGTAGTAGTAGGTCGTGGTGGTCAAGGCATTGAAGCATTGCGGACAGGACTACAAGACTTGCTCGGTGGTCATCGCCAAATCCGCATCAACGTAGTGGAAGTCCAAAAAGTTGATGCTGATGCCTACTTAATTGCTGAATATATTGCTCAACAACTAGAACGTCGTGTTTCTTTCCGTCGGGTAGTGAGACAAGCAATTCAACGCGCTCAACGTGCAGGTATTCAAGGCATTAAAGTGCAAGTCGGTGGTCGGCTCAACGGTGCAGAAATTGCCCGAACCGAGTGGACTCGTGAGGGTAGAGTACCCCTCCATACCTTACGGGCTGACATTGACTACTCTTACTGCACAGCCAAAACCGTTTACGGCATTTTGGGGATCAAAGTGTGGGTATTCAAGGGAGAAATTATTCCTGGACAGGAAGAAGCCCCATCCCAACCAACAACTCGTGAACCTCGCCGCCGTCAACAACAGCGTCGTCGTCAGCAGTTTGAAGACCGTTCCAATGAAGGATAA
- the rplV gene encoding 50S ribosomal protein L22, which translates to MATDTTEVKAIARFIRISPYKVRRVLDQIRGRSYREALIILEFMPYRATEPVLKLLRSAAANAEHNAGLDRTQLVITQAFADQGPVLKRFQPRAQGRAYQIRKPTCHITLAVAADAKAK; encoded by the coding sequence ATGGCTACTGATACTACTGAAGTAAAGGCGATCGCCCGTTTTATACGCATCTCTCCCTACAAAGTACGCCGCGTACTTGATCAAATTCGGGGTCGCTCCTATAGAGAGGCACTGATTATCTTAGAATTTATGCCCTATCGAGCCACTGAGCCTGTGCTGAAGCTCCTGAGAAGTGCTGCTGCTAACGCCGAGCATAATGCAGGATTAGATCGCACTCAATTAGTGATTACTCAGGCATTTGCTGATCAAGGCCCTGTACTAAAACGTTTCCAACCTAGAGCGCAAGGTAGAGCTTACCAAATTCGCAAACCAACGTGTCATATCACCTTAGCTGTAGCAGCTGATGCCAAGGCTAAGTAA
- the rpsS gene encoding 30S ribosomal protein S19, giving the protein MGRSLKKGPFIADHLLSKIEKLNAKNEKQVIKTWSRASTILPEMVGHTIAVHNGRQHVPVFISDQMVGHKLGEFAPTRAYRGHGKSDKKAGR; this is encoded by the coding sequence ATGGGTCGTTCTCTTAAAAAAGGTCCTTTTATTGCGGATCATTTGTTAAGCAAAATTGAAAAACTGAATGCTAAAAACGAAAAGCAAGTTATTAAAACTTGGTCGCGAGCTTCAACAATTTTGCCCGAAATGGTAGGGCACACCATCGCAGTTCACAACGGGCGACAACACGTACCCGTATTTATCAGCGACCAAATGGTGGGTCATAAATTGGGAGAATTTGCTCCCACACGCGCCTACAGAGGCCATGGCAAAAGTGACAAAAAAGCGGGGAGATAG
- the rplB gene encoding 50S ribosomal protein L2 → MGTRSYRPYTPSTRQVTISDFAEITKTEPEKSLTVYKHRAKGRNNQGRITSRRRGGGHKRLYRIIDFKRDKRNIPATVIAIEYDPNRNARIALLSYEDGEKRYILHPNGLKVGTTVIAGPESPFEDGNALPLSNIPLGTSVHNVELIAGKGGQIVRAAGATAQVVAKEGNYVTLKLPSGEVRMIRRECYATIGQVGNTDARNLSAGKAGRNRWKGRRPKVRGSVMNPVDHPHGGGEGRAPIGRSGPVTPWGKPTLGAKTRKPKKASSKLIVRRRRKSSKRGRGGRES, encoded by the coding sequence ATGGGTACTCGTTCTTATCGTCCTTATACCCCCAGTACCCGCCAAGTTACTATCTCTGACTTTGCGGAAATTACTAAAACCGAACCAGAAAAGTCCCTCACGGTATATAAACACCGTGCCAAAGGTCGGAACAACCAAGGGCGGATTACTAGCCGTCGTCGGGGTGGCGGACACAAGAGACTTTATCGGATCATTGATTTTAAAAGGGATAAACGTAATATCCCGGCTACAGTCATTGCTATTGAATACGATCCCAACCGTAACGCGCGGATTGCGCTGCTATCTTATGAAGATGGGGAAAAACGGTATATCCTGCACCCCAATGGATTGAAAGTAGGCACAACAGTAATTGCGGGGCCAGAATCTCCCTTTGAAGATGGCAATGCTTTACCCTTATCCAACATTCCTTTAGGTACTAGCGTTCACAACGTAGAATTAATCGCTGGCAAAGGCGGTCAAATTGTACGTGCTGCTGGTGCTACCGCCCAAGTGGTGGCTAAAGAAGGTAATTACGTCACACTCAAGTTACCTTCAGGAGAAGTCCGCATGATTCGGCGTGAATGTTACGCCACCATCGGACAAGTAGGTAACACCGATGCTAGAAACCTGAGTGCAGGTAAAGCTGGGAGAAACCGTTGGAAAGGTCGCCGTCCCAAAGTTAGAGGTAGCGTGATGAACCCCGTAGATCACCCACATGGTGGTGGTGAGGGTAGAGCGCCTATTGGTAGATCAGGGCCTGTGACTCCTTGGGGTAAACCAACATTGGGTGCTAAAACACGTAAACCCAAGAAAGCTAGCAGCAAATTGATTGTCCGCCGTCGTCGTAAATCTTCTAAACGCGGTCGTGGTGGTCGGGAGTCTTAG